In one window of Brassica rapa cultivar Chiifu-401-42 chromosome A07, CAAS_Brap_v3.01, whole genome shotgun sequence DNA:
- the LOC103832447 gene encoding magnesium transporter MRS2-10: MSDLKDRLLPPPLRGDSFSRPSSSGRQPLLGLDVSGLKKRGQGLKSWIRVDAFANTQVIEVDKFSMMRRCDLPARDLRLLDPLFVYPSTILGRERAIVVNLEQIRCIITADEVLLLNSLDDYVLGYVVELQQRLKASSVGDTSPDYLPFEFRALEVALEAACTFLDAQASELEIEAYPLLDELTSKISTVNLERVRRLKSRLVALTRRVQKVRDEIEQLMDDDGDMAEMYLTEKKKRVEGSLYGDQSLANDGVSFSAPVSPVSSPPSSRRLEKSLSFARSRHDSAKSSESENENIEELEMLLEAYFVVIDSTLNKLTSLKEYIDDTEDFINIQLDNVRNQLIQFELLLTTATFVVAIFGVVAGIFGMNFEIDLFEQPGAFKWVLTITGVCGVLVFLGFLWFYKSRRLMPL, from the exons ATGTCTGATCTCAAAGATCGTTTGCTTCCTCCACCCCTCAGAGGAGATTCCTTTTCTCGCCCTTCTTCCTCAGGGAGACAGCCTCTCCTCGGACTCGATGTCTCAGGTCTCAAGAAGCGTGGACAAGGTCTCAAGTCCTGGATCCGCGTTGACGCTTTTGCCAATACTCAAGTCATCGAGGTGGATAAGTTCTCAATGATGCGTAGATGCGACTTGCCTGCACGTGACTTGCGCCTGCTTGATCCTTTGTTTGTGTATCCCTCCACTATCTTAGGGCGAGAGAGGGCTATTGTTGTTAACTTGGAGCAGATCCGTTGTATTATTACTGCGGATGAGGTTTTGCTATTGAATTCTTTAGATGACTATGTCCTTGGCTATGTGGTTGAGCTCCAGCAGAGACTGAAGGCAAGTTCTGTAGGCGACACGTCCCCTGATTACTTGCCTTTCGAGTTCAGGGCCCTTGAGGTTGCTCTCGAAGCTGCTTGTACCTTCCTTGATGCTCAGGCGTCAGAGTTGGAGATTGAGGCGTATCCTTTGTTGGATGAGCTTACCTCAAAGATCAGTACAGTGAACTTGGAGCGTGTGAGGAGACTGAAGAGCAGGCTCGTGGCGTTGACGAGAAGAGTTCAGAAGGTGAGGGATGAGATCGAACAGTTGATGGATGATGATGGGGACATGGCTGAGATGTATCtaacggagaagaagaagagggtgGAAGGTTCTTTGTATGGTGATCAGTCTTTAGCTAATGATGGTGTCTCTTTCTCTGCGCCGGTGTCTCCTGTTTCCTCTCCTCCTAGCTCCCGGAGACTTGAGAAAAGCTTGAGCTTTGCGAGGAGCAGGCATGACAGTGCAAAAAGCTCAGAAAGCGAAAATGAGAATATAGAAGAGCTGGAGATGTTGCTGGAAGCTTACTTTGTTGTCATTGATAGCACTCTCAACAAGCTAACCTCG TTAAAGGAGTACATTGATGATACTGAAGACTTCATCAACATTCAATTG GATAACGTGAGGAATCAGCTGATTCAGTTTGAGCTGCTGCTAACTACTGCGACATTTGTGGTGGCCATCTTTGGGGTTGTGGCAGGGATCTTTGGGATGAATTTTGAGATAGATTTGTTTGAACAGCCTGGCGCTTTCAAATGGGTTTTGACCATTACTGGAGTCTGTGGGGTTCTTGTATTTTTGGGATTCCTCTGGTTCTACAAAAGTAGAAGGCTCATGCCTCTGTGA